One region of Oligoflexus sp. genomic DNA includes:
- the guaB gene encoding IMP dehydrogenase — MTDISRPFKIGLAYDDVLLVPQHSEILPHEAKLETQFTRHLKLKIPLVSAAMDTVTEAKAAIIMAQAGGIGIIHKNLSAVDQAEEVRLVKKSESGIVKDPVTVSPDATIGDVTLIMKREKFSGFPVVENGRLVGIITGRDLRFERNPKRLVREVMTQDVITCTKNTTPDEAVEILHKHRIEKLPVLDADKTLIGMYTVKDIVKSKTFPNASKDSSGRLLVGAAVGAGGDYLERAEALIKAGVDVIIVDTAHGHSQGVINAVRTLREKFAGHSFDLIAGNVATPAAVRALVEAGADAVKVGIGPGSICTTRIVAGIGVPQFTAVMDCAAEGRRLGVPVIADGGIKFSGDIVKALAGGAQTVMIGSLFAGTDEAPGELIIYQGKSYKQYRGMGSLGAMRKGSRDRYFQGDVEEGKLVPEGIEGRIPYRGTLSDTIYQLLGGIRSAMGYCGAKTIEDLHQRADFVQITSAGLRESHVHDVYITREAPNYKLD; from the coding sequence ATGACTGATATAAGCCGACCCTTCAAAATCGGTTTAGCCTACGACGATGTCCTGCTCGTGCCGCAACATTCCGAGATCCTCCCTCACGAAGCCAAGCTCGAAACACAATTCACGCGCCATCTTAAGCTCAAAATCCCCCTCGTCTCCGCCGCCATGGATACCGTAACCGAAGCCAAAGCTGCCATCATCATGGCGCAAGCCGGTGGAATCGGGATTATCCATAAAAACCTGAGCGCTGTGGACCAGGCCGAGGAAGTGCGGCTCGTCAAGAAAAGTGAATCGGGCATCGTCAAAGATCCTGTGACGGTGTCGCCGGATGCCACGATCGGCGATGTGACCCTGATCATGAAGCGCGAGAAGTTCTCGGGTTTCCCGGTAGTCGAAAACGGTCGCCTCGTGGGTATCATCACAGGCCGCGATCTGCGTTTTGAAAGAAATCCCAAGCGTCTCGTGCGCGAGGTGATGACCCAGGACGTGATCACCTGCACCAAGAATACGACCCCCGATGAAGCGGTCGAGATTCTGCACAAGCACCGCATTGAAAAATTGCCCGTGCTGGACGCCGATAAGACTCTGATCGGCATGTACACAGTCAAGGATATCGTTAAATCGAAGACCTTCCCCAATGCGTCCAAGGATAGTTCGGGTCGCCTTCTGGTCGGTGCCGCCGTGGGTGCCGGTGGAGACTACCTGGAACGCGCCGAGGCTTTGATCAAAGCGGGTGTCGATGTCATCATCGTGGATACCGCGCATGGTCATTCCCAGGGCGTGATCAACGCCGTGCGGACTCTGCGTGAAAAATTCGCTGGCCATAGCTTCGATCTGATCGCCGGAAACGTCGCCACTCCTGCTGCTGTTCGCGCTCTCGTGGAAGCGGGTGCGGACGCTGTGAAAGTGGGCATCGGCCCCGGCAGTATCTGTACCACCCGTATCGTGGCCGGGATCGGTGTTCCTCAATTCACGGCCGTTATGGATTGCGCTGCCGAAGGCCGGCGTCTCGGAGTTCCCGTGATCGCCGATGGCGGCATCAAATTCAGCGGCGACATCGTGAAAGCCCTCGCAGGAGGTGCGCAGACTGTGATGATCGGTTCGCTCTTTGCAGGGACCGATGAAGCACCGGGTGAGCTGATCATCTATCAAGGCAAGAGCTATAAGCAGTATCGCGGCATGGGCAGCCTGGGCGCGATGCGCAAGGGCAGCCGTGACCGTTACTTCCAGGGTGATGTCGAGGAAGGCAAGCTGGTGCCGGAAGGTATCGAAGGCCGTATTCCTTACCGTGGAACACTTTCGGATACGATCTATCAGCTCCTCGGCGGCATCCGTTCGGCCATGGGCTACTGCGGCGCCAAGACGATTGAAGATCTGCATCAGCGCGCCGATTTCGTTCAGATCACCTCAGCCGGTCTGCGCGAAAGTCACGTTCATGACGTTTACATCACGCGTGAAGCGCCCAACTATAAACTTGATTGA